Proteins from a single region of Acanthochromis polyacanthus isolate Apoly-LR-REF ecotype Palm Island chromosome 11, KAUST_Apoly_ChrSc, whole genome shotgun sequence:
- the LOC110966087 gene encoding zinc fingers and homeoboxes protein 2-like isoform X1: MSSRRKSSNPCMVRVISDLPKEQDDPEEVMDMEIFVSNNIAEKEQSEPSEPAEKSQDPQQENLVNSGQQVFPKKVENQNPEPSEQKEQSGKEDQPSVIEDEETTGEKDKDEAESDPASQKKQPKGYECKYCPFSTQNLNDFKEHVDSSHPNVILNPLYLCAVCNFNTKKFDSLTEHNESQHPGETNFKFKRIKTNNQTILEQTIEGKDNECEVTNEQGESNSSSVFSPCISTTVKTPGNIQALFGGSELKSHLDSLTQKDQITAVNINGTVIIPEPTILQGLSHVTPMLQRPPNFNSVPKIAVPLNTTKYNPSLDNNLTLITSFNKFPYPTHAELSWLTAASKHPEEQIKVWFTTQRLKQGITWSPEEVEEARKKMFNGSIPPAHHTFNILPTSPISQPSAKASQQPVVHTTVEHPGHVRTTVSNGLNIPNNTSPGSGHTLKRSLPTHLTTVLGPELKRPIMAVAPHSGDPKDKVLMAPPPPPPPYKDRLPMAPPPVPMEIKRPVALPLVTTEMKRPSTAVPLMQPPLSSLSPSSSSKGKILSALGNPKTKPVVSLPCIVFPESLTRPMIAPPPIFAPSFKNSLLLPRAVTATSKEKHPNSHTLPAADPNLPNSPPLITSQVRRPPIIQSICAPAKAPAQIPGFPLDGKKLKEQQGVELKANYHRGDKVVSPLTEANGISRIDGKWSHDQTSPSHNNGIVHLDSGETPTALKPDFQQKSSVLTQFPLLERMKGKTAKQLKVLEENFLRNSFPSHSDVDNLSTTTRLSHQEIDSWFVERRALRDNLEQALLNSMGTKRMGVSGITAIAEKQLQQQQTLQLNGVHKPSTGVGHLKSPPPPSHALSISGPGTIAPSVPNPNSCSVPPDSRSLALLKDDFAQTRWPSPEEFSQLEGRMGLARADLARWFTDGRLQTGNLELTELFHNSGVNGGQGMAVCSLENTPSGIIQRCQEGALTNNNSSSKVLEVELGWLMDQRTNSQQHDELQDRFAGRLRQQSVAELKNGGQNGGVLGGAREVFGSWLEDGHSRRGRELLLDRERKMAEDASGRLTG, from the exons ATGTCCAGTCGTAGAAAGTCCTCTAACCCCTGTATGGTCCGGGTCATCAGCGACCTGCCTAAAGAGCAAGATGACCCAGAGGAGGTAATGGACATGGAAATATTTGTGAGCAACAACATAGCAGAAAAAGAACAATCAGAACCATCTGAACCTGCAGAAAAAAGTCAAGACCCCCAACAGGAGAATCTCGTGAATTCAGGCCAGCAGGTGTTTCCAAAAAAGGTGGAAAACCAGAATCCTGAGCCATCAGAACAAAAGGAGCAGTCTGGGAAAGAAGATCAACCCTCTGTAATTGAAGACGAAGAAACCACGGGGGAGAAAGACAAGGATGAAGCGGAATCTGACCCAGCCTCCCAGAAGAAGCAGCCTAAAGGGTACGAGTGCAAATACTGCCCATTTTCGACGCAGAACCTGAATGACTTTAAGGAGCATGTGGACTCAAGCCATCCTAACGTCATTCTAAATCCTCTGTACCTCTGTGCTGTGTGCAACTTCAACACCAAGAAGTTTGACTCGCTCACAGAGCACAACGAGAGCCAGCACCCCGGCGAGACAAACTTCAAGTTcaagaggataaaaacaaacaatcagacTATCTTAGAGCAGACAATCGAAGGCAAGGACAATGAATGCGAAGTGACAAATGAGCAGGGTGAAAGcaacagcagctctgtgttttCACCCTGCATATCTACCACAGTAAAAACCCCGGGGAACATCCAGGCACTCTTTGGAGGGAGCGAACTGAAGAGCCACTTGGACAGCTTGACCCAGAAGGATCAGATCACAGCAGTAAACATCAATGGAACTGTTATCATACCTGAACCCACCATCCTTCAAGGGCTCTCTCATGTCACCCCGATGCTCCAGCGCCCACCCAATTTTAACTCTGTACCAAAAATAGCCGTTCCCTTGAACACCACCAAATATAACCCTTCTTTGGACAACAACCTGACACTGATCACCTCCTTTAATAAGTTCCCTTACCCGACACATGCAGAGCTGTCATGGCTTACGGCCGCTTCCAAGCACCCGGAGGAACAGATCAAAGTCTGGTTCACCACCCAGCGGCTGAAGCAAGGCATCACCTGGTCaccagaggaggtggaggaagccAGGAAGAAAATGTTCAACGGCTCCATCCCTCCTGCTCATCACACATTCAACATCCTGCCGACAAGCCCCATCTCCCAGCCGTCTGCCAAAGCCTCCCAGCAGCCTGTCGTCCACACAACAGTTGAGCATCCAGGCCATGTCCGGACAACTGTGTCCAATGGGCTGAATATCCCCAACAACACCTCCCCTGGTTCCGGCCACACCCTTAAACGATCTCTGCCAACACACCTAACAACTGTGTTGGGCCCAGAGTTGAAGCGACCCATCATGGCAGTCGCCCCCCACTCTGGCGACCCTAAGGACAAGGTCCTGATGGCTCCGCCTCCACCGCCTCCTCCCTACAAAGACCGCCTCCCTATGGCTCCACCTCCTGTTCCCATGGAGATAAAGAGACCTGTAGCACTTCCTCTGGTCACAACAGAGATGAAGAGGCCATCCACTGCCGTGCCTTTAATGCAACCACCATTGTCATCATTatcaccatcttcatcatccAAAGGGAAGATTCTCTCTGCATTAGGAAACCCCAAAACAAAGCCGGTGGTGTCTCTGCCCTGCATAGTCTTTCCAGAGTCCTTAACGAGGCCAATGATAGCGCCCCCGCCTATCTTTGCCCCTTCATTCAAAAACTCTTTACTTCTTCCTCGTGCTGTGACCGCCACTTCCAAAGAAAAGCACCCCAACTCTCACACTTTGCCAGCTGCTGATCCGAATTTGCCGAACTCCCCTCCACTCATTACTTCACAGGTAAGGAGGCCACCTATTATCCAGTCCATTTGTGCTCCTGCTAAAGCCCCGGCCCAGATTCCAGGCTTCCCCTTGGATGGCAAGAAACTAAAAGAGCAGCAAGGAGTGGAGCTGAAAGCTAACTACCACAGAGGAGACAAGGTGGTCAGTCCTCTGACAGAGGCCAACGGGATATCTCGCATTGACGGTAAATGGTCCCACGATCAGACCTCCCCTTCTCACAATAACGGGATTGTGCATTTGGATAGTGGGGAGACACCAACAGCACTTAAACCAGATTTTCAGCAGAAGTCATCAGTGCTGACCCAGTTCCCTCTCCTCGAGAGGATGaaaggaaaaacagcaaaacagttgAAGGTCTTGGAGGAGAACTTCCTACGGAACAGCTTCCCCAGTCACAGCGATGTGGACAATCTCTCCACCACGACCCGCCTGTCTCATCAGGAAATCGATAGCTGGTTTGTGGAGCGCCGTGCACTTCGCGACAACCTGGAACAAGCCCTGCTCAACTCCATGGGCACTAAGAGGATGGGAGTGAGTGGCATTACTGCCATCGCTGAGAAACAACTGCAGCAACAGCAGACTCTACAGCTGAATGGGGTTCACAAACCCAGCACTGGTGTGGGCCATCTTAAAAGCCCCCCTCCACCTTCACATGCTCTGTCCATCAGTGGTCCTGGCACCATTGCACCCTCCGTCCCCAACCCAAATTCCTGCTCAGTGCCTCCAGACAGCCGATCCCTGGCACTCCTCAAGGACGATTTTGCTCAAACGCGGTGGCCTTCCCCTGAGGAGTTCAGCCAGCTAGAGGGTCGGATGGGACTGGCTCGCGCCGACCTTGCCCGCTGGTTCACCGATGGCAGGCTGCAGACCGGCAATTTGGAGCTGACAGAACTTTTTCACAACAGTGGTGTGAATGGAGGGCAGGGGATGGCCGTGTGTTCTCTCGAAAACACTCCATCCGGCATCATCCAGCGCTGTCAAGAAGGAGCCctaacaaacaacaacagcagcagtaagGTGCTGGAGGTGGAGTTGGGTTGGCTGATGGACCAACGCACCAACAGCCAACAGCATGATGAGCTTCAAGATCGGTTTGCTGGCAG ACTGAGGCAGCAGAGCGTGGCAGAGCTGAAGAATGGTGGACAGAATGGGGGAGTCCTGGGAGGAGCTCGGGAGGTGTTCGGGAGCTGGCTGGAGGACGGACACTCAAGGAGAGGACGGGAGCTGCTCCTGGACAGGGAAAGGAAGATGGCGGAGGACGCATCCGGGAGGCTGACTGGATAA